One window from the genome of Desulforamulus ruminis DSM 2154 encodes:
- a CDS encoding HAD-IC family P-type ATPase, with translation MSVKVVHSLPGRIRIDLPELKKNPSLSAVITRVTKQLPGIREVHANPLTGRVMVVYAQDRLAPGVLLKFLNKITSRTKGKEPRGLREEERVARKPIEPEDLPIRRQWLNVALGGGVLAYLGLKHSLYGRTALAQNAHIFNVAAVTAIISGYPVLRSGFQGLAKGKINHDLLISGLALGTILLRESVPGLLVLTLANLTALGQSLVFRNYRKMLPQLPGARPETRETSLKWDEAGQEYGRKVMLPTLGMASLAGLTGGKGGFQRSLAMLLAANPSPAGISAATAVTTVMAKGSKKGIFFREPRTLERLCGVDTVIFSGTEIFNNAMTYCLGDLFPTSDSSKEQLKALIGRAAAENRDPFSLLLKRVRNIHYKARNPGSKSGTVLVGDEETFVKEGIEIREAAYKAKRMQHLSQMPLYVAFQGKLVGVVGIQQSQASGLRQMIRELRALGMPHIGLFVKPEHAVLKQTVRELGLTHIWCPSSPGEKLEIIRKLSQQGRKVAVVMDGDEEPKLSEEALLSICLSQGLSPVGADVLMSDLPLLPEAFRLALRAEQRAKQNLALVRAANAVGMTLGAMGWLSPMSANVYNNLTSIAVGANSLRLLSGRKNRRRMDDSVYSGTKGEIAAALAAEEGQALAKENHLQPYQCSNWHSLSVEEILHKLKTDLVEGLTGHEVRRRIAQFGFNKMQEENPSGFWQKLWGQFKDFLVKTLVASAGVCALLGEFGDALAITSILVINAVLGVLQEQKAEGALRALNKMTAPTARVKRNGKILRVSAGELVPGDVVLLEQGDGVPADLRLIEAHGLEVEESALTGEAYPVVKKASRMADCIPLLDCENLVFMGTNITRGKATGLVIATGMSTEIGKIAGMLNQQEQELTPLQNRMAQVGGVILKYCLTVSGLVVLAGILRGGSLFKMFLTGVSLAVAAIPEGLPAVVTIALASGVRRMARENAIVRRLPAVETLGSATLICTDKTGTLTQNRQQIQAAYTGGQWWQAQMDQPMLKPLGSEGNPEDLRALLTAGILCNDANLLWNRPGSAKEKSHWRVDGDPTEGALLLAAVHQEINYKELREKWRRIREMPFDAERLRMTALCREEKHGTVAFIKGAPEMIIQRCTQMQRNGGVAPLTLKERAEVMEANEKMTGEAMRVLAMAYKPLPQPELEDPEEDLVLLGLVGMVDPPRPGVKEAVATCHRAGIKVAMITGDHPHTALAIARMVGITDNSRVLTGSEMDRLNDYELTATIRDIRVFARVLPGQKLRLVKAFRSQGEILAMVGDGINDAPAVKEGDIGVAMGKSGTDVTKQAADIVLADDNFTTLVSAVEQGRGIYGNIRRSVRYLLATNVGLVLIVFLAVLLGLEMPLLPIQLLFLNVLGDGLPALALGVEPPTPRLMKQPPRSTQKGFFDNGLGRQIFTRGVATGLVGLETYHRVLKQGDLGRARTVLLASFITSKLLFSLECSERSRKEKYSRYLLGSLALSAVLLAGALYLPVGRRIFKTSSLGPADLITVFGASGVTYIFDKFLTASWQSRRLRQTKKNIHPLPIS, from the coding sequence ATGAGCGTTAAAGTCGTTCATTCCCTGCCTGGCCGAATAAGAATAGATCTGCCTGAATTGAAGAAAAATCCTTCTTTGAGCGCAGTCATAACCCGAGTGACAAAGCAACTGCCGGGAATTCGGGAGGTACACGCCAATCCTTTGACCGGTAGGGTGATGGTAGTGTATGCTCAGGACCGGCTTGCTCCGGGAGTTCTTCTGAAGTTTCTAAATAAAATTACTTCCAGGACCAAGGGAAAAGAACCAAGAGGATTAAGAGAGGAGGAACGAGTAGCCCGGAAACCGATAGAACCGGAGGATTTACCCATCCGCAGGCAATGGTTGAATGTGGCTTTGGGAGGCGGTGTGCTGGCTTATCTGGGACTGAAACATTCCTTGTACGGTAGAACCGCCCTGGCTCAAAATGCACACATTTTTAATGTGGCCGCAGTGACCGCCATTATTTCCGGATACCCTGTCCTGCGCAGCGGATTTCAGGGATTGGCCAAGGGAAAAATCAATCATGATTTACTGATCAGTGGTCTGGCTCTAGGAACCATTTTGCTGCGGGAAAGCGTACCGGGATTACTGGTGCTAACCCTGGCCAACCTGACGGCTTTGGGGCAATCTCTGGTGTTCAGGAATTACCGCAAAATGCTGCCCCAGTTACCCGGGGCACGGCCTGAAACAAGGGAAACTTCTTTAAAATGGGATGAGGCCGGCCAGGAGTATGGTCGCAAGGTGATGCTGCCCACCCTGGGAATGGCTTCCCTGGCAGGACTCACCGGCGGCAAAGGGGGATTTCAACGGTCCCTGGCCATGCTGCTGGCAGCCAACCCGTCTCCCGCCGGAATATCTGCTGCCACGGCAGTGACAACGGTGATGGCCAAAGGAAGTAAAAAGGGAATCTTTTTCCGGGAACCACGCACACTGGAACGGCTCTGCGGAGTGGATACGGTTATCTTTTCCGGAACAGAAATATTCAACAACGCGATGACCTACTGCCTGGGAGATCTTTTTCCGACGTCCGACAGCAGTAAGGAGCAACTGAAAGCTCTCATAGGGCGGGCCGCTGCAGAGAATAGAGACCCTTTCAGCCTGCTGTTAAAGAGAGTCCGAAACATTCATTATAAAGCAAGAAACCCAGGTTCCAAGAGCGGGACGGTTTTGGTGGGGGACGAGGAGACCTTCGTCAAGGAAGGCATTGAAATTAGGGAGGCTGCTTATAAGGCAAAACGGATGCAGCATTTGTCCCAGATGCCCCTGTATGTGGCTTTTCAAGGTAAGCTGGTAGGGGTCGTCGGCATTCAACAAAGTCAAGCCTCTGGGCTCCGCCAAATGATTCGCGAACTGCGGGCCTTGGGTATGCCTCATATTGGTTTATTTGTGAAACCGGAACATGCGGTGCTAAAACAGACGGTCAGGGAATTAGGGCTGACCCATATCTGGTGCCCGTCCTCCCCTGGGGAAAAGCTTGAAATCATCAGAAAATTAAGCCAACAGGGGCGTAAAGTAGCTGTAGTTATGGACGGTGATGAAGAGCCGAAATTATCCGAGGAGGCCCTTCTAAGCATTTGCCTTAGCCAAGGTCTGAGTCCGGTGGGGGCAGATGTGCTAATGTCCGATCTGCCGTTGTTACCGGAGGCTTTCCGCTTGGCCTTAAGGGCGGAACAGAGGGCCAAGCAAAACCTGGCCCTGGTTCGGGCGGCCAATGCGGTGGGGATGACCCTGGGGGCCATGGGCTGGCTCTCTCCCATGAGCGCCAATGTTTATAATAATTTGACTTCCATCGCGGTGGGCGCCAATTCTCTGCGCTTGTTATCCGGACGTAAAAACCGGCGGAGAATGGATGATTCGGTATATTCAGGCACCAAGGGGGAAATTGCCGCCGCCCTGGCAGCCGAAGAAGGACAAGCCTTGGCTAAAGAAAATCATCTGCAGCCCTATCAGTGCAGCAATTGGCACAGTTTGTCCGTAGAAGAAATTTTACATAAACTGAAAACGGATTTGGTCGAGGGTTTAACCGGGCATGAAGTTCGCAGGCGAATCGCCCAATTTGGTTTTAATAAAATGCAGGAGGAAAACCCTTCGGGTTTCTGGCAAAAACTTTGGGGTCAGTTTAAGGATTTTTTGGTCAAAACCCTGGTGGCTTCTGCCGGAGTGTGCGCGCTGCTGGGTGAATTCGGCGACGCCCTGGCGATCACCAGCATTCTGGTCATTAATGCCGTACTGGGTGTACTGCAGGAACAAAAAGCCGAAGGAGCGCTGCGTGCTTTAAATAAAATGACCGCTCCTACAGCCAGAGTAAAAAGAAATGGTAAAATTCTGCGGGTGTCTGCCGGTGAACTGGTGCCCGGGGACGTTGTTTTACTGGAACAGGGAGATGGCGTTCCCGCCGATTTGCGTCTGATAGAAGCCCATGGACTGGAAGTGGAGGAATCCGCCTTAACCGGAGAGGCTTATCCGGTTGTCAAAAAAGCCAGCCGGATGGCGGACTGCATTCCCCTGTTAGACTGTGAGAATCTAGTTTTTATGGGCACCAATATAACCCGGGGAAAAGCAACCGGTCTGGTGATTGCCACGGGGATGTCTACCGAAATCGGAAAAATTGCCGGCATGTTAAATCAGCAGGAACAGGAACTCACTCCTTTACAAAACCGGATGGCCCAGGTGGGCGGAGTTATTCTGAAATACTGTCTGACGGTCAGCGGTTTGGTGGTGCTGGCGGGAATCCTCCGGGGAGGCTCCCTTTTTAAAATGTTTTTAACCGGAGTCAGTCTAGCAGTTGCGGCCATACCGGAAGGGCTGCCGGCAGTGGTGACCATTGCCCTGGCCTCCGGTGTACGGAGAATGGCCAGGGAAAATGCCATTGTGCGTCGACTGCCCGCCGTGGAAACCCTGGGCAGCGCTACCCTTATCTGTACAGACAAAACCGGGACCTTAACACAAAACCGTCAGCAAATTCAAGCAGCCTATACCGGCGGTCAGTGGTGGCAGGCCCAAATGGATCAACCGATGCTTAAACCCCTTGGGAGTGAGGGGAACCCGGAGGATCTTAGAGCGCTGTTGACAGCGGGAATATTATGCAATGACGCCAATCTGCTCTGGAACCGTCCTGGATCGGCCAAAGAAAAATCCCACTGGCGGGTGGACGGAGATCCCACCGAAGGAGCACTGTTGCTGGCGGCCGTACACCAGGAGATCAATTATAAAGAATTAAGAGAGAAATGGCGTCGCATCCGGGAAATGCCCTTTGACGCGGAAAGGTTGAGGATGACCGCCCTTTGCCGGGAAGAAAAGCATGGAACCGTGGCCTTTATCAAAGGGGCTCCGGAAATGATCATTCAGCGCTGTACCCAGATGCAAAGGAACGGCGGGGTAGCGCCTCTGACCCTGAAAGAACGGGCCGAAGTCATGGAGGCCAACGAGAAGATGACCGGAGAGGCTATGCGGGTTTTGGCCATGGCCTACAAACCCCTGCCTCAGCCGGAACTGGAGGACCCGGAGGAGGATCTAGTTTTACTTGGACTGGTAGGAATGGTTGATCCACCGCGGCCAGGAGTTAAGGAAGCGGTGGCCACCTGTCACCGGGCAGGGATTAAAGTGGCTATGATCACCGGGGACCACCCTCATACCGCCCTGGCCATTGCCAGGATGGTGGGGATTACCGATAATTCTCGAGTACTGACCGGAAGCGAGATGGACCGGCTTAACGATTATGAGTTGACGGCGACCATTCGGGACATCCGGGTTTTTGCCAGAGTATTGCCCGGACAAAAACTTCGTTTGGTGAAGGCCTTCCGGAGTCAGGGAGAAATCCTGGCCATGGTGGGAGACGGCATTAATGATGCCCCGGCGGTAAAAGAAGGAGATATCGGAGTGGCCATGGGAAAATCGGGAACCGATGTAACCAAGCAGGCTGCCGATATTGTTTTAGCCGATGATAATTTTACTACCCTGGTGTCTGCGGTGGAACAGGGACGGGGAATCTACGGCAATATTCGCCGTTCTGTCCGTTATCTGCTGGCTACCAACGTCGGTCTGGTATTGATTGTTTTTCTGGCGGTGCTTTTGGGTCTGGAAATGCCGCTGCTTCCCATCCAACTGCTCTTTCTGAATGTACTGGGGGACGGTCTGCCGGCTCTGGCCCTGGGAGTGGAACCGCCAACCCCGCGGCTGATGAAGCAACCGCCCAGGTCAACCCAAAAAGGCTTTTTTGACAACGGGTTGGGCCGGCAAATCTTCACCCGGGGTGTTGCCACCGGGCTGGTGGGTTTGGAAACCTATCACCGGGTTTTAAAACAGGGGGATTTAGGACGGGCACGGACGGTGCTGCTGGCTTCTTTTATCACCAGTAAATTGTTGTTTTCCCTGGAATGCAGTGAGCGGAGCCGAAAAGAGAAATACAGCCGGTATCTGCTGGGTTCCCTCGCTTTATCTGCGGTGCTGCTGGCCGGGGCTCTCTATTTGCCGGTGGGAAGGAGAATCTTCAAAACTTCCTCCCTGGGTCCGGCGGATTTAATCACCGTGTTCGGAGCTTCCGGTGTAACCTATATTTTTGATAAGTTTTTGACAGCCTCTTGGCAAAGCAGAAGGCTTAGACAAACCAAAAAGAACATTCATCCGCTGCCCATTTCTTAG
- a CDS encoding Crp/Fnr family transcriptional regulator: MENINYEPLALEEHEKNLIREYGSAVHYPKGQIIFAAGDTADRIYLIEEGFVKIYRITADGRRVTVGSMRSPGELMGLAETLYHGERTCFAGAINDATLVVVRKGRFEELLEQHPSIAIKVAKTLGVRMREAEAIIHEMVCWQVPGRLAMLLLKMAERAGIESENGTKIDLRLTHEEIACMIGTSRQTVTSLLNTFKQEKSIAIEGREMYILDNEKLTKWIV; the protein is encoded by the coding sequence ATGGAAAACATCAATTATGAGCCTTTAGCCTTGGAAGAACATGAAAAGAACCTGATTAGAGAATATGGGTCTGCTGTTCATTACCCTAAAGGACAGATTATCTTTGCCGCCGGGGATACTGCCGACCGGATTTATTTGATTGAAGAGGGTTTTGTGAAAATTTACCGTATTACCGCCGATGGCCGAAGGGTGACCGTGGGTAGCATGAGAAGTCCCGGAGAATTAATGGGCTTGGCGGAAACGCTTTATCACGGGGAGCGTACCTGCTTTGCCGGAGCCATTAATGACGCCACACTGGTGGTGGTGCGCAAGGGCCGGTTTGAGGAACTGCTTGAACAGCATCCCTCCATTGCCATTAAAGTGGCTAAAACCCTCGGTGTCCGAATGAGAGAGGCGGAAGCCATTATTCATGAAATGGTGTGCTGGCAGGTCCCGGGACGTTTAGCCATGTTGTTATTAAAAATGGCGGAGCGGGCAGGAATTGAATCGGAGAATGGCACAAAAATTGATTTGCGTCTGACTCATGAAGAAATTGCCTGCATGATCGGCACCTCCAGGCAGACCGTAACGTCTTTGCTGAACACCTTTAAACAGGAAAAAAGCATTGCCATTGAAGGACGGGAGATGTATATTCTCGATAATGAGAAGCTGACGAAGTGGATTGTTTAA
- a CDS encoding DUF1847 domain-containing protein gives MKPRNKCDKEGFDCTGGKMSIDECLEEANKPFHRLSGHFQKECGNNLSRLDEVIKFAQAMGYKKIGMAFCVGLADEAAVLEEILSQYFEVHSTCCKIGGPKKEDFDVPKVKEEKVEILCNPVLQAKMLNKKETELNLEVGLCVGHDILFKKYSKAPVTTFAVKDRVLGHNPLAVCYSSYLRKKYLKKK, from the coding sequence ATGAAACCCAGAAATAAGTGTGACAAAGAAGGCTTCGATTGCACCGGTGGTAAGATGAGTATAGACGAATGCCTGGAAGAAGCAAATAAACCCTTTCACCGGTTAAGCGGACATTTTCAAAAAGAGTGCGGCAATAATTTGTCCCGCCTGGACGAAGTGATTAAGTTCGCTCAGGCCATGGGCTACAAGAAAATCGGTATGGCCTTCTGCGTGGGTTTGGCCGATGAGGCCGCCGTACTGGAGGAAATCTTGTCCCAGTACTTTGAGGTGCATTCCACCTGCTGTAAAATTGGAGGACCGAAAAAAGAGGACTTTGATGTTCCTAAAGTAAAAGAGGAAAAAGTGGAGATCCTCTGCAATCCGGTTTTGCAGGCTAAGATGTTAAATAAGAAGGAAACGGAACTGAACCTGGAAGTGGGATTGTGTGTGGGCCATGATATTTTATTCAAGAAATACTCTAAGGCTCCGGTAACCACCTTTGCCGTTAAAGACCGTGTCCTGGGGCACAATCCTCTGGCCGTGTGCTACTCCAGCTATCTGCGCAAAAAATACCTCAAAAAGAAATAA
- a CDS encoding radical SAM protein, with protein sequence MKERPMMASKEPSIFRPPGEANSFLLRVTQGCSHNQCTFCSMYRQVRFRVRSWTEVEKEIIQTALHHPFLRRVFLADGNALVLGTAKLLNIINTLHRHFPKLSRVTCYAAPGDILKKSPQELDALKQAGLRMIYMGIESGDDGVLAAVNKGITSDGIITAGQKVLQAGMKLSTMVILGLGGREKSRVHAANTAQVISLINPTMLNFLTLTLYDGTPLKEEASKGNFQPLTPLETLFELKEILEQVSLVRPCILRSDHLSNPLPLAGILPKDQKNLLQDVASLLPTLQIRSPFL encoded by the coding sequence ATGAAGGAGCGACCCATGATGGCCAGCAAGGAACCAAGCATCTTTCGTCCCCCCGGCGAAGCAAACAGTTTTCTTTTGCGCGTGACCCAGGGCTGTTCCCATAATCAGTGCACCTTTTGCAGCATGTACCGGCAAGTCCGGTTTAGAGTAAGATCCTGGACAGAAGTAGAAAAGGAAATCATTCAGACCGCCCTTCATCATCCTTTTCTGCGGCGGGTTTTTCTAGCGGACGGAAACGCCCTGGTCCTGGGTACAGCCAAATTATTAAACATTATCAATACACTGCACAGGCATTTTCCAAAGCTATCCCGGGTAACTTGTTACGCTGCTCCCGGGGATATTTTAAAAAAATCTCCACAAGAATTGGACGCATTAAAACAAGCCGGTTTACGAATGATCTATATGGGCATTGAAAGCGGTGATGATGGGGTTTTGGCGGCAGTAAACAAAGGGATCACTTCCGACGGCATCATAACCGCTGGGCAAAAGGTTTTACAGGCCGGTATGAAACTCTCCACCATGGTGATCCTGGGTTTGGGAGGCCGGGAAAAAAGCAGGGTCCATGCTGCTAACACCGCTCAGGTCATTAGCCTTATTAACCCCACCATGCTGAACTTCCTAACCCTGACCCTTTATGACGGTACACCTCTAAAGGAAGAAGCCAGCAAGGGCAACTTTCAACCTTTAACCCCGCTGGAAACCTTGTTCGAACTAAAGGAGATACTGGAACAAGTCTCGTTGGTCCGGCCTTGTATTTTACGCAGCGATCATCTGTCCAACCCTTTACCCTTAGCCGGTATCCTGCCCAAGGATCAAAAAAATCTTTTGCAGGATGTTGCATCGCTCCTGCCAACCCTGCAGATAAGGTCCCCTTTTTTGTGA
- a CDS encoding flagellar assembly protein A, translating to MDYSLTSMIKLPIPEIEEELKQIADMLLATIDLRDKTTGRHSRNVALYALAIGTAMGLDKAQLKSLYIVGIFHDVGKFGISEKVLFKPGKLDREEFDLVKTHSKRSADIIRSIPLIKDLAQAVECHHERYDGTGYPYGLKGENIPLLSRIIAVADAFDAMTEDRCYKKSLCLKDAVTELEKMVFTQFDPAVVAAFVHWLDQQNLLSPEEALKKLDLQPAPGKGVVAGGKPESAARHGLAWVQEGQIFVKDPEQGQAKATLTPCTGITIHVNGVPVEAAIEVSAADEIKVLPLSHKEPGFIKVHVSQDKLSAYLEIKTDDLISYKLMDAGASHCLVLRAQQKRTKFAPVNFEGILKLLQKQGVEYGIDYTIIKQLIEYPYDGMVEVARGQAPTLPEDGKVELFFDESLDMAKTLENAGNIDFKEINKLPTVGVGDPLALNYDPQMGLPGKDVSGRIIPPTEPVQFNLLAGKGVELTDDGKKAFAVTEGLPKVKKRGVNWTVTVDSVLYHPGDVNLGTGNIRFRGNVQIAGCVDNGMSVSATGDVIVSSLVTGAKVTAGSNIIVKGNVVNGELIAGGFVILTQAIEPLIKRLYQYLDKVYGVALENYRYISSTQKVRFGHILTFLKEKKYRQELSYAETLERKLKEYDLKLLGVYEEMLTGAVNQLVGINIINFTGPEDFKSCIDNIRDVLNYVDSVSHSHGTIRLTCALNSTIASPGDVQVNGPGCFNTGIHSGGAVSITGVFRGGNIYAGDYLYICEAGSEMGTKTRLAVAEGKKIKLDVVYPGVCVQVGRRSKVLEDRLTRVEIFLDDDNNLKLSNY from the coding sequence ATGGATTATTCCCTGACGTCGATGATTAAGCTTCCCATTCCGGAAATTGAAGAGGAATTAAAACAAATCGCCGATATGCTGCTGGCAACCATTGACCTCAGGGATAAGACCACCGGACGACATTCCCGCAATGTGGCGCTGTATGCCCTTGCCATCGGTACAGCCATGGGGCTGGATAAGGCTCAACTGAAATCCCTTTACATTGTAGGAATCTTTCATGACGTAGGCAAATTTGGCATTTCCGAGAAAGTGCTTTTTAAACCGGGCAAGCTGGATCGGGAAGAATTTGATCTGGTGAAAACCCACTCCAAAAGAAGTGCCGATATCATAAGATCCATTCCACTAATCAAGGATTTGGCCCAGGCGGTGGAATGCCACCATGAGAGGTACGACGGTACCGGTTATCCCTACGGCTTAAAGGGTGAAAATATTCCCCTGCTGTCAAGAATCATTGCCGTAGCCGACGCCTTTGACGCCATGACGGAAGACCGGTGTTACAAGAAATCCCTGTGCCTGAAGGATGCGGTGACGGAACTTGAAAAAATGGTGTTTACCCAGTTTGACCCTGCGGTGGTGGCGGCCTTTGTGCATTGGCTGGATCAGCAAAATCTACTAAGTCCCGAAGAGGCTCTGAAAAAGCTTGACCTTCAACCGGCGCCGGGGAAGGGCGTTGTTGCTGGAGGAAAGCCGGAATCCGCCGCCCGGCACGGATTGGCCTGGGTTCAGGAAGGACAAATTTTTGTCAAAGATCCCGAGCAGGGTCAGGCCAAAGCAACCCTTACTCCCTGTACAGGCATTACTATTCATGTCAACGGAGTGCCCGTGGAGGCAGCCATAGAAGTCTCCGCAGCCGATGAGATCAAGGTATTGCCTCTTTCCCATAAGGAGCCCGGATTTATTAAAGTGCATGTTTCCCAGGATAAGCTGTCGGCTTACCTGGAAATTAAAACCGATGATTTAATTTCATATAAATTAATGGATGCCGGGGCCAGTCATTGTTTGGTTCTCAGAGCACAACAAAAACGGACCAAATTTGCTCCCGTTAATTTTGAAGGAATCCTGAAATTACTCCAGAAACAGGGCGTTGAGTATGGCATTGATTATACCATTATTAAGCAGTTAATTGAATATCCTTACGACGGAATGGTGGAGGTTGCCAGGGGTCAGGCTCCCACCCTCCCTGAAGACGGTAAGGTTGAATTATTCTTTGATGAATCCCTGGATATGGCCAAGACTTTAGAAAACGCAGGGAACATTGATTTTAAGGAAATTAATAAACTACCTACGGTTGGCGTTGGTGATCCCTTGGCCTTAAATTATGATCCGCAAATGGGTCTGCCGGGCAAGGATGTCAGCGGCCGGATTATTCCCCCCACAGAACCGGTCCAATTTAATTTACTGGCCGGCAAAGGAGTGGAACTGACCGACGATGGTAAAAAAGCCTTTGCAGTCACAGAGGGGTTGCCGAAGGTCAAAAAGAGGGGCGTCAACTGGACCGTTACTGTTGATTCGGTATTATACCATCCTGGTGATGTCAATTTGGGAACAGGCAACATTCGTTTCCGGGGCAATGTTCAAATTGCAGGCTGTGTGGATAACGGCATGAGTGTCAGCGCCACCGGGGATGTTATTGTGTCCAGTTTGGTGACTGGAGCCAAGGTCACGGCCGGGTCCAATATTATTGTTAAGGGCAATGTGGTAAACGGTGAGCTGATTGCCGGCGGTTTTGTTATTCTGACCCAAGCCATCGAGCCCCTGATCAAGCGGCTGTACCAGTATTTGGATAAGGTCTATGGGGTGGCGCTGGAAAACTACCGTTATATTTCCAGTACCCAGAAGGTTCGTTTTGGGCACATCCTGACCTTTTTAAAGGAAAAAAAATATAGGCAAGAGCTTAGTTACGCCGAAACCCTGGAAAGAAAGCTGAAGGAATATGATCTAAAGCTTTTGGGAGTTTATGAAGAGATGTTGACGGGTGCCGTTAACCAACTGGTGGGAATCAATATCATTAATTTTACAGGCCCCGAGGATTTCAAGAGCTGTATAGATAATATTCGGGATGTGTTAAATTATGTAGATTCCGTCAGCCACTCCCATGGCACCATTCGGTTAACCTGTGCTTTGAATTCCACCATTGCCAGCCCCGGTGATGTTCAGGTCAACGGACCCGGTTGTTTTAATACAGGAATCCACTCCGGCGGGGCGGTAAGCATAACCGGTGTGTTTAGGGGAGGAAACATTTACGCCGGTGATTATTTGTACATTTGCGAAGCGGGTTCGGAAATGGGTACCAAAACTCGCCTGGCGGTAGCTGAAGGGAAAAAGATTAAGCTGGATGTTGTTTACCCCGGCGTATGCGTTCAGGTAGGCAGGAGGAGTAAAGTGTTGGAAGACCGGCTAACCCGGGTTGAAATATTTTTGGATGATGACAACAATTTAAAGTTAAGCAATTATTAA
- a CDS encoding sulfite exporter TauE/SafE family protein, producing the protein MHFSMAGVDASPIALILWGIFVGYVFTTVGAAGGILAGVGHMTVFGIKKANMVKPMNQVLTLVSPIVGTPLYLREKRIVVPTAVALGLGGIIGALIGSYFSSNFLAEMKTFQPYFGFFTLLISFRLFYECTQKFMESQKSVKEANKAFAAKVKELKAAGKLNEIKEIGVKFSQIGMQNTFTFAGQEFKYNALTPFITGIIVAIISASLGVGGGFLLVPFMTSIMGFPMYIVAGTSVLSILVSSLTSIANYINMGSQMDLSFLAFELVGVAIGTVVAAHLSKFIDGRKLKYFLAFVLLYVGIKYMFGPMIKAATGIGI; encoded by the coding sequence ATGCATTTTTCAATGGCCGGAGTTGATGCCAGCCCTATCGCCCTGATTCTCTGGGGTATTTTTGTAGGGTATGTATTTACCACCGTAGGCGCAGCGGGTGGGATTTTAGCCGGTGTAGGTCATATGACGGTTTTTGGCATTAAAAAAGCCAATATGGTAAAACCCATGAACCAAGTATTAACCCTTGTCAGCCCCATCGTCGGGACTCCTTTATATCTTCGTGAAAAAAGGATCGTGGTTCCCACTGCCGTCGCTCTGGGTCTAGGGGGAATTATCGGCGCTCTTATCGGTTCTTATTTTTCTTCAAACTTTTTGGCTGAAATGAAAACCTTCCAACCCTATTTCGGCTTCTTTACCCTGTTGATTTCCTTCCGTTTGTTTTACGAATGCACCCAGAAGTTTATGGAAAGTCAAAAGAGTGTAAAGGAGGCCAACAAGGCCTTTGCCGCGAAAGTAAAAGAGCTCAAGGCTGCCGGCAAACTGAATGAAATTAAAGAAATCGGTGTTAAATTTAGTCAAATCGGAATGCAGAATACCTTCACCTTTGCCGGTCAGGAATTTAAGTACAATGCTTTAACACCCTTCATCACCGGTATTATTGTGGCCATCATTTCCGCATCCCTGGGTGTGGGCGGCGGATTTCTGCTGGTTCCCTTCATGACCAGTATTATGGGTTTCCCCATGTATATTGTGGCCGGAACTTCCGTACTTTCCATTCTGGTATCTTCTTTAACCAGTATTGCCAACTATATCAACATGGGCAGTCAAATGGATCTTTCATTCCTGGCTTTTGAATTAGTTGGTGTGGCCATTGGTACCGTTGTTGCCGCACATCTTTCCAAGTTCATCGACGGCCGCAAGTTAAAATATTTCCTGGCCTTTGTGCTTCTCTATGTAGGCATTAAATACATGTTTGGTCCGATGATTAAAGCAGCCACGGGTATTGGTATCTAA
- a CDS encoding DUF998 domain-containing protein: MKKPQALLGVLAPLVYLWAVILGGLLQKDYSHVTQAISELTTRNAPYKVLLDGLFTIYNFFIIFFGVLAFLSLKKFNLKSLMTSMILLSLTGVFGLLMGFFPMDKRGSEATWQGILHIILAGILSPTTLLVLLLSGLGFRRVKGLEGFAAYSLWSAFGLFITGILAAFSAANGFLLTGLLERLTIGAFLQWITALSLQFYRKFL, from the coding sequence ATGAAAAAACCACAGGCCTTATTAGGCGTCCTTGCTCCTTTAGTCTATTTGTGGGCAGTCATTTTAGGCGGTTTGCTCCAAAAAGACTACAGTCATGTGACCCAAGCGATCAGTGAATTAACCACCCGGAACGCTCCGTACAAAGTGCTGTTGGATGGCCTCTTTACCATCTACAATTTTTTCATTATCTTTTTTGGGGTTTTGGCCTTCCTATCCCTAAAAAAATTCAATCTGAAAAGCCTTATGACGTCCATGATTTTATTATCGCTTACCGGGGTCTTTGGCCTGCTGATGGGATTTTTCCCTATGGATAAAAGGGGCTCGGAAGCGACCTGGCAAGGCATCCTGCATATCATTCTGGCAGGCATACTGTCTCCCACGACTCTATTGGTCCTATTACTGTCTGGTCTTGGTTTCAGGCGGGTCAAAGGCTTGGAAGGATTTGCGGCTTATTCCCTCTGGTCCGCCTTTGGCCTTTTCATTACAGGAATACTGGCTGCTTTCAGTGCAGCCAATGGATTCTTACTAACCGGGTTGCTGGAAAGGCTCACCATCGGAGCTTTTTTACAGTGGATCACCGCGCTGTCCCTTCAGTTTTACAGAAAATTTTTGTGA